The Strigops habroptila isolate Jane chromosome 8, bStrHab1.2.pri, whole genome shotgun sequence genome includes a window with the following:
- the ITPA gene encoding inosine triphosphate pyrophosphatase isoform X7: protein MAAPVRRSVVFVTGNAKKLEEVTQILGDSFPYTLVAKKIDLPEYQGEPDEISVQKCREAARQVQGPVIVEDTCLCFNALGGLPGPYIKWFLEKLKPEGLYKLLAGFEDKSAYALCTFAFSTGNPEEPVKLFKGQTHGLIVEPRGPRDFGWDPCFQPDGYNQTYAELPKAVKNSISHRYRALSELSAFFHQSNSTEPRSGPS, encoded by the exons ATGGCGGCGCCGGTGCGGCGGAGCGTGGTGTTCGTGACGGGCAACGCCAAAAAGCTGGAAGAG GTCACCCAGATCCTCGGGGACTCCTTTCCATACACGTTGGTGGCGAAGAAGATTGACC TGCCGGAGTACCAGGGAGAGCCAGACGAGATCTCCGTGCAGAAGTGCCGCGAAGCCGCCCGGCAG GTTCAGGGACCTGTTATAGTAGAGGATACCTGCTTGTGCTTCAATGCCCTGGGGGGGCTTCCAGGACCCTACAT AAAATGGTTCCTGGAAAAACTCAAACCAGAAG GCCTGTACAAGCTGCTGGCTGGGTTTGAAGACAAATCTGCCTACGCTCTCTGCACCTTCGCATTCAGCACTGGAAACCCAGAGGAGCCCGTGAAGCTGTTCAAAGGCCAGACTCAC GGGCTGATAGTGGAGCCCAGAGGCCCTCGAGATTTTGGCTGGGATCCCTGCTTTCAACCGGATGGCTACAACCAGAC CTACGCCGAACTGCCCAAGGCAGTGAAGAACTCCATCTCGCACCGTTACAGAGCGCTGAGCGAGCTCTCTGCCTTCTTTCATCAGAGCAACTCGACAGAGCCCCGCTCAGGCCCCAGCTAG
- the ITPA gene encoding inosine triphosphate pyrophosphatase isoform X4: MAAPVRRSVVFVTGNAKKLEEVTQILGDSFPYTLVAKKIDLPEYQGEPDEISVQKCREAARQCSGSPAVAPLASCVPRAAAGHDSSFSPALAAAGHSFLSAGASDGSASRAVSVPLWPASGEHEFDSVYLVQGPVIVEDTCLCFNALGGLPGPYIKWFLEKLKPEGLYKLLAGFEDKSAYALCTFAFSTGNPEEPVKLFKGQTHGLIVEPRGPRDFGWDPCFQPDGYNQTYAELPKAVKNSISHRYRALSELSAFFHQSNSTEPRSGPS; this comes from the exons ATGGCGGCGCCGGTGCGGCGGAGCGTGGTGTTCGTGACGGGCAACGCCAAAAAGCTGGAAGAG GTCACCCAGATCCTCGGGGACTCCTTTCCATACACGTTGGTGGCGAAGAAGATTGACC TGCCGGAGTACCAGGGAGAGCCAGACGAGATCTCCGTGCAGAAGTGCCGCGAAGCCGCCCGGCAG TGTTCTGGCAGTCCTGCTGTTGCTCCTTTGGCCTCATGTGTCCCTCGAGCGGCAGCAGGACATGACAGTTCCTTCAGCCCAGCTctagcagcagcaggacacagtTTTCTGTCAGCTGGAGCTTCTGATGGATCAGCTTCCAGAGCTGTCTCTGTG CCGCTCTGGCCTGCCTCGGGAGAGCATGAGTTTGATTCTGTCTATCTG GTTCAGGGACCTGTTATAGTAGAGGATACCTGCTTGTGCTTCAATGCCCTGGGGGGGCTTCCAGGACCCTACAT AAAATGGTTCCTGGAAAAACTCAAACCAGAAG GCCTGTACAAGCTGCTGGCTGGGTTTGAAGACAAATCTGCCTACGCTCTCTGCACCTTCGCATTCAGCACTGGAAACCCAGAGGAGCCCGTGAAGCTGTTCAAAGGCCAGACTCAC GGGCTGATAGTGGAGCCCAGAGGCCCTCGAGATTTTGGCTGGGATCCCTGCTTTCAACCGGATGGCTACAACCAGAC CTACGCCGAACTGCCCAAGGCAGTGAAGAACTCCATCTCGCACCGTTACAGAGCGCTGAGCGAGCTCTCTGCCTTCTTTCATCAGAGCAACTCGACAGAGCCCCGCTCAGGCCCCAGCTAG
- the ITPA gene encoding inosine triphosphate pyrophosphatase isoform X1 has translation MAAPVRRSVVFVTGNAKKLEEVTQILGDSFPYTLVAKKIDLPEYQGEPDEISVQKCREAARQCSGSPAVAPLASCVPRAAAGHDSSFSPALAAAGHSFLSAGASDGSASRAVSVNSWPPGGQGMFSSALFFPCEIFPTVLQPLWPASGEHEFDSVYLVCIAFEVQGPVIVEDTCLCFNALGGLPGPYIKWFLEKLKPEGLYKLLAGFEDKSAYALCTFAFSTGNPEEPVKLFKGQTHGLIVEPRGPRDFGWDPCFQPDGYNQTYAELPKAVKNSISHRYRALSELSAFFHQSNSTEPRSGPS, from the exons ATGGCGGCGCCGGTGCGGCGGAGCGTGGTGTTCGTGACGGGCAACGCCAAAAAGCTGGAAGAG GTCACCCAGATCCTCGGGGACTCCTTTCCATACACGTTGGTGGCGAAGAAGATTGACC TGCCGGAGTACCAGGGAGAGCCAGACGAGATCTCCGTGCAGAAGTGCCGCGAAGCCGCCCGGCAG TGTTCTGGCAGTCCTGCTGTTGCTCCTTTGGCCTCATGTGTCCCTCGAGCGGCAGCAGGACATGACAGTTCCTTCAGCCCAGCTctagcagcagcaggacacagtTTTCTGTCAGCTGGAGCTTCTGATGGATCAGCTTCCAGAGCTGTCTCTGTG AATTCCTGGCCCCCAGGAGGACAGGGGAtgttcagctctgctctctttttTCCATGCGAGATCTTTCCTACTGTTCTTCAGCCGCTCTGGCCTGCCTCGGGAGAGCATGAGTTTGATTCTGTCTATCTGGTGTGTATTGCCTTTGAG GTTCAGGGACCTGTTATAGTAGAGGATACCTGCTTGTGCTTCAATGCCCTGGGGGGGCTTCCAGGACCCTACAT AAAATGGTTCCTGGAAAAACTCAAACCAGAAG GCCTGTACAAGCTGCTGGCTGGGTTTGAAGACAAATCTGCCTACGCTCTCTGCACCTTCGCATTCAGCACTGGAAACCCAGAGGAGCCCGTGAAGCTGTTCAAAGGCCAGACTCAC GGGCTGATAGTGGAGCCCAGAGGCCCTCGAGATTTTGGCTGGGATCCCTGCTTTCAACCGGATGGCTACAACCAGAC CTACGCCGAACTGCCCAAGGCAGTGAAGAACTCCATCTCGCACCGTTACAGAGCGCTGAGCGAGCTCTCTGCCTTCTTTCATCAGAGCAACTCGACAGAGCCCCGCTCAGGCCCCAGCTAG
- the ITPA gene encoding inosine triphosphate pyrophosphatase isoform X3 — MAAPVRRSVVFVTGNAKKLEEVTQILGDSFPYTLVAKKIDLPEYQGEPDEISVQKCREAARQCSGSPAVAPLASCVPRAAAGHDSSFSPALAAAGHSFLSAGASDGSASRAVSVPLWPASGEHEFDSVYLVCIAFEVQGPVIVEDTCLCFNALGGLPGPYIKWFLEKLKPEGLYKLLAGFEDKSAYALCTFAFSTGNPEEPVKLFKGQTHGLIVEPRGPRDFGWDPCFQPDGYNQTYAELPKAVKNSISHRYRALSELSAFFHQSNSTEPRSGPS, encoded by the exons ATGGCGGCGCCGGTGCGGCGGAGCGTGGTGTTCGTGACGGGCAACGCCAAAAAGCTGGAAGAG GTCACCCAGATCCTCGGGGACTCCTTTCCATACACGTTGGTGGCGAAGAAGATTGACC TGCCGGAGTACCAGGGAGAGCCAGACGAGATCTCCGTGCAGAAGTGCCGCGAAGCCGCCCGGCAG TGTTCTGGCAGTCCTGCTGTTGCTCCTTTGGCCTCATGTGTCCCTCGAGCGGCAGCAGGACATGACAGTTCCTTCAGCCCAGCTctagcagcagcaggacacagtTTTCTGTCAGCTGGAGCTTCTGATGGATCAGCTTCCAGAGCTGTCTCTGTG CCGCTCTGGCCTGCCTCGGGAGAGCATGAGTTTGATTCTGTCTATCTGGTGTGTATTGCCTTTGAG GTTCAGGGACCTGTTATAGTAGAGGATACCTGCTTGTGCTTCAATGCCCTGGGGGGGCTTCCAGGACCCTACAT AAAATGGTTCCTGGAAAAACTCAAACCAGAAG GCCTGTACAAGCTGCTGGCTGGGTTTGAAGACAAATCTGCCTACGCTCTCTGCACCTTCGCATTCAGCACTGGAAACCCAGAGGAGCCCGTGAAGCTGTTCAAAGGCCAGACTCAC GGGCTGATAGTGGAGCCCAGAGGCCCTCGAGATTTTGGCTGGGATCCCTGCTTTCAACCGGATGGCTACAACCAGAC CTACGCCGAACTGCCCAAGGCAGTGAAGAACTCCATCTCGCACCGTTACAGAGCGCTGAGCGAGCTCTCTGCCTTCTTTCATCAGAGCAACTCGACAGAGCCCCGCTCAGGCCCCAGCTAG
- the ITPA gene encoding inosine triphosphate pyrophosphatase isoform X6: MAAPVRRSVVFVTGNAKKLEEVTQILGDSFPYTLVAKKIDLPEYQGEPDEISVQKCREAARQPLWPASGEHEFDSVYLVQGPVIVEDTCLCFNALGGLPGPYIKWFLEKLKPEGLYKLLAGFEDKSAYALCTFAFSTGNPEEPVKLFKGQTHGLIVEPRGPRDFGWDPCFQPDGYNQTYAELPKAVKNSISHRYRALSELSAFFHQSNSTEPRSGPS, translated from the exons ATGGCGGCGCCGGTGCGGCGGAGCGTGGTGTTCGTGACGGGCAACGCCAAAAAGCTGGAAGAG GTCACCCAGATCCTCGGGGACTCCTTTCCATACACGTTGGTGGCGAAGAAGATTGACC TGCCGGAGTACCAGGGAGAGCCAGACGAGATCTCCGTGCAGAAGTGCCGCGAAGCCGCCCGGCAG CCGCTCTGGCCTGCCTCGGGAGAGCATGAGTTTGATTCTGTCTATCTG GTTCAGGGACCTGTTATAGTAGAGGATACCTGCTTGTGCTTCAATGCCCTGGGGGGGCTTCCAGGACCCTACAT AAAATGGTTCCTGGAAAAACTCAAACCAGAAG GCCTGTACAAGCTGCTGGCTGGGTTTGAAGACAAATCTGCCTACGCTCTCTGCACCTTCGCATTCAGCACTGGAAACCCAGAGGAGCCCGTGAAGCTGTTCAAAGGCCAGACTCAC GGGCTGATAGTGGAGCCCAGAGGCCCTCGAGATTTTGGCTGGGATCCCTGCTTTCAACCGGATGGCTACAACCAGAC CTACGCCGAACTGCCCAAGGCAGTGAAGAACTCCATCTCGCACCGTTACAGAGCGCTGAGCGAGCTCTCTGCCTTCTTTCATCAGAGCAACTCGACAGAGCCCCGCTCAGGCCCCAGCTAG
- the ITPA gene encoding inosine triphosphate pyrophosphatase isoform X5 produces MAAPVRRSVVFVTGNAKKLEEVTQILGDSFPYTLVAKKIDLPEYQGEPDEISVQKCREAARQPLWPASGEHEFDSVYLVCIAFEVQGPVIVEDTCLCFNALGGLPGPYIKWFLEKLKPEGLYKLLAGFEDKSAYALCTFAFSTGNPEEPVKLFKGQTHGLIVEPRGPRDFGWDPCFQPDGYNQTYAELPKAVKNSISHRYRALSELSAFFHQSNSTEPRSGPS; encoded by the exons ATGGCGGCGCCGGTGCGGCGGAGCGTGGTGTTCGTGACGGGCAACGCCAAAAAGCTGGAAGAG GTCACCCAGATCCTCGGGGACTCCTTTCCATACACGTTGGTGGCGAAGAAGATTGACC TGCCGGAGTACCAGGGAGAGCCAGACGAGATCTCCGTGCAGAAGTGCCGCGAAGCCGCCCGGCAG CCGCTCTGGCCTGCCTCGGGAGAGCATGAGTTTGATTCTGTCTATCTGGTGTGTATTGCCTTTGAG GTTCAGGGACCTGTTATAGTAGAGGATACCTGCTTGTGCTTCAATGCCCTGGGGGGGCTTCCAGGACCCTACAT AAAATGGTTCCTGGAAAAACTCAAACCAGAAG GCCTGTACAAGCTGCTGGCTGGGTTTGAAGACAAATCTGCCTACGCTCTCTGCACCTTCGCATTCAGCACTGGAAACCCAGAGGAGCCCGTGAAGCTGTTCAAAGGCCAGACTCAC GGGCTGATAGTGGAGCCCAGAGGCCCTCGAGATTTTGGCTGGGATCCCTGCTTTCAACCGGATGGCTACAACCAGAC CTACGCCGAACTGCCCAAGGCAGTGAAGAACTCCATCTCGCACCGTTACAGAGCGCTGAGCGAGCTCTCTGCCTTCTTTCATCAGAGCAACTCGACAGAGCCCCGCTCAGGCCCCAGCTAG
- the ITPA gene encoding inosine triphosphate pyrophosphatase isoform X8, with translation MAAPVRRSVVFVTGNAKKLEEVTQILGDSFPYTLVAKKIDLPEYQGEPDEISVQKCREAARQGPVIVEDTCLCFNALGGLPGPYIKWFLEKLKPEGLYKLLAGFEDKSAYALCTFAFSTGNPEEPVKLFKGQTHGLIVEPRGPRDFGWDPCFQPDGYNQTYAELPKAVKNSISHRYRALSELSAFFHQSNSTEPRSGPS, from the exons ATGGCGGCGCCGGTGCGGCGGAGCGTGGTGTTCGTGACGGGCAACGCCAAAAAGCTGGAAGAG GTCACCCAGATCCTCGGGGACTCCTTTCCATACACGTTGGTGGCGAAGAAGATTGACC TGCCGGAGTACCAGGGAGAGCCAGACGAGATCTCCGTGCAGAAGTGCCGCGAAGCCGCCCGGCAG GGACCTGTTATAGTAGAGGATACCTGCTTGTGCTTCAATGCCCTGGGGGGGCTTCCAGGACCCTACAT AAAATGGTTCCTGGAAAAACTCAAACCAGAAG GCCTGTACAAGCTGCTGGCTGGGTTTGAAGACAAATCTGCCTACGCTCTCTGCACCTTCGCATTCAGCACTGGAAACCCAGAGGAGCCCGTGAAGCTGTTCAAAGGCCAGACTCAC GGGCTGATAGTGGAGCCCAGAGGCCCTCGAGATTTTGGCTGGGATCCCTGCTTTCAACCGGATGGCTACAACCAGAC CTACGCCGAACTGCCCAAGGCAGTGAAGAACTCCATCTCGCACCGTTACAGAGCGCTGAGCGAGCTCTCTGCCTTCTTTCATCAGAGCAACTCGACAGAGCCCCGCTCAGGCCCCAGCTAG
- the ITPA gene encoding inosine triphosphate pyrophosphatase isoform X2, translated as MAAPVRRSVVFVTGNAKKLEEVTQILGDSFPYTLVAKKIDLPEYQGEPDEISVQKCREAARQCSGSPAVAPLASCVPRAAAGHDSSFSPALAAAGHSFLSAGASDGSASRAVSVNSWPPGGQGMFSSALFFPCEIFPTVLQPLWPASGEHEFDSVYLVQGPVIVEDTCLCFNALGGLPGPYIKWFLEKLKPEGLYKLLAGFEDKSAYALCTFAFSTGNPEEPVKLFKGQTHGLIVEPRGPRDFGWDPCFQPDGYNQTYAELPKAVKNSISHRYRALSELSAFFHQSNSTEPRSGPS; from the exons ATGGCGGCGCCGGTGCGGCGGAGCGTGGTGTTCGTGACGGGCAACGCCAAAAAGCTGGAAGAG GTCACCCAGATCCTCGGGGACTCCTTTCCATACACGTTGGTGGCGAAGAAGATTGACC TGCCGGAGTACCAGGGAGAGCCAGACGAGATCTCCGTGCAGAAGTGCCGCGAAGCCGCCCGGCAG TGTTCTGGCAGTCCTGCTGTTGCTCCTTTGGCCTCATGTGTCCCTCGAGCGGCAGCAGGACATGACAGTTCCTTCAGCCCAGCTctagcagcagcaggacacagtTTTCTGTCAGCTGGAGCTTCTGATGGATCAGCTTCCAGAGCTGTCTCTGTG AATTCCTGGCCCCCAGGAGGACAGGGGAtgttcagctctgctctctttttTCCATGCGAGATCTTTCCTACTGTTCTTCAGCCGCTCTGGCCTGCCTCGGGAGAGCATGAGTTTGATTCTGTCTATCTG GTTCAGGGACCTGTTATAGTAGAGGATACCTGCTTGTGCTTCAATGCCCTGGGGGGGCTTCCAGGACCCTACAT AAAATGGTTCCTGGAAAAACTCAAACCAGAAG GCCTGTACAAGCTGCTGGCTGGGTTTGAAGACAAATCTGCCTACGCTCTCTGCACCTTCGCATTCAGCACTGGAAACCCAGAGGAGCCCGTGAAGCTGTTCAAAGGCCAGACTCAC GGGCTGATAGTGGAGCCCAGAGGCCCTCGAGATTTTGGCTGGGATCCCTGCTTTCAACCGGATGGCTACAACCAGAC CTACGCCGAACTGCCCAAGGCAGTGAAGAACTCCATCTCGCACCGTTACAGAGCGCTGAGCGAGCTCTCTGCCTTCTTTCATCAGAGCAACTCGACAGAGCCCCGCTCAGGCCCCAGCTAG